A genomic region of Catalinimonas niigatensis contains the following coding sequences:
- a CDS encoding RNA polymerase sigma factor: MNLRLTYSKIEDTTTAALTENDQQLWEEFRLGNQQALSIMYQKHFFKLYNYGLKITHDADLVKDCIQELFIHIWKQRKTLSATTSIKYYLFKALRRKIVEEIKKNKLTQSSQQEYLDFVFELPHEEKIIQLQISDEQKAALVTCLNKLPKRQKEALFLRYYENMTPQEVSSIMSLSIDSTYVLFSKALHFMRKHMPKIISSALPFFFC, translated from the coding sequence ATGAACCTTAGACTTACTTACTCCAAAATTGAAGACACTACCACTGCTGCGCTCACAGAAAATGATCAGCAGCTTTGGGAAGAATTCAGACTGGGAAATCAGCAGGCTTTGTCTATTATGTACCAGAAGCATTTTTTTAAGCTGTACAACTATGGGCTGAAGATTACCCACGATGCTGATCTGGTGAAAGATTGTATACAGGAGCTTTTTATCCATATCTGGAAGCAACGAAAGACACTTTCTGCCACAACTTCAATCAAGTATTATTTATTTAAAGCCTTGAGAAGAAAGATAGTAGAAGAAATCAAAAAAAATAAGCTTACACAATCTTCTCAACAGGAATATCTGGATTTTGTCTTTGAGCTCCCCCATGAAGAAAAAATAATACAGTTACAGATTAGTGATGAACAAAAAGCAGCATTGGTCACGTGTTTAAACAAACTTCCCAAACGGCAAAAAGAAGCACTTTTTTTAAGGTATTATGAGAACATGACACCTCAGGAAGTGTCCTCCATTATGTCTTTGAGCATTGATTCAACCTATGTACTTTTTTCCAAAGCCCTACACTTTATGCGCAAGCATATGCCAAAAATCATTTCTTCTGCACTTCCCTTCTTTTTCTGCTGA
- a CDS encoding SusC/RagA family TonB-linked outer membrane protein, with translation MKIMFNLKYSIMWKDLRKFFWSVMFIFLSSAICLPVEEAYAQQLASLHSGTSELYQDKKELKEILTELESRYQIQFNYVRTTIEGKFVNDNLDSMSGEAIDEIVSQVLKPLNLTYEKVGKNLFIIFSQKEEETMILNMNRIMPEPMANVEKTASLKPILQLNDRFKVMEQTISGKVSDLETGEGLPGVNILAKSTTTGTVSDMDGNYRITVADEVSTLVFSSIGYETEEVQINGRSTINLSLSPDIQSLSEVVVVGYGTVKKSDLTGSVSSVKSEELTAYPAQGTVQALQGRAAGVNIQSNNGAPGAGLKVRIRGGTSINASSDPIYVVDGFVGAALPPPEDIESIEVLKDASATAIYGSRGANGVIMVTTKRGKSGEVKIDFNASYSAQNEINRLDLLNADQFADYIQEARPGIAPGDGETDWQDEIFRTGGIQNYQLSLSGGNESVNYYVSGSYFDQKGVIVNSAFDRFSLTSNIDIKASEKFRMGLNLFAQRNTTDGVRTQEGSGGLTPGVVSSTFKFEPDRNIYNPDGSFTIARLNDPIDNPYAIATQLQDESVNDRFQANVYAEYDIFKDLKFRTTFGATTNNGRRGRYSPTTLQEGRNAGGGDARVDGSKNTLLLNENYLTYSKSFGQIHNLSVMAGYSFQSSSSEDWGGRSQSFINDSFSFWGLGSGSVYQAPNSGLTEWQIASYYGRLNYSLLDRYLLTFNARYDGASNFSRNNKWAFFPSGALAWNMKEEQFMQDVNWLSFWKWRVSYGLTGNQAIGPYQTLARFSPVYSVIGGQSVNAARPTEVANEILSWETTAQFDIGADIGFLDDRINLTVDYYSMVTSDLLFEVRLPQYTGYPEQLKNLGKVENKGWEAMISSRNLTGEFQWTTNLNVSANRNKVLSLPDGNDIFYSSAPGHMVGLGDTQILREGYAVGTFFGWMYDGVYQEGDDFVAGGGFEQEAGGEKFMDIYGRDEEGNLTDGPDGTLNSDDRTIIGNPNPDFIWGFNNDFKWRNFDLNIFFQGSQGNDILSYTLMELNLLSGINNATTEALDRWTPSNTNTDIPKASSGRTRRVSTRWIYDGSYIRLKNLALGYTLPQTVLDRLNLERLRIYVSAQNILTFTDYPGYDPEVNYQTSGGQNGNRNLGLDYGSYPNAKSYTVGLNIGF, from the coding sequence ATGAAAATCATGTTTAACCTAAAATACTCCATCATGTGGAAAGACTTACGTAAATTTTTTTGGAGTGTAATGTTCATCTTCTTGTCAAGCGCAATTTGCCTGCCTGTAGAAGAAGCATATGCACAGCAACTGGCAAGCTTACATTCGGGTACCAGTGAATTGTACCAGGATAAAAAAGAACTTAAAGAGATTCTCACAGAACTGGAAAGCCGTTATCAGATACAGTTCAACTATGTACGAACAACCATAGAAGGCAAATTCGTCAACGATAATCTGGACAGTATGTCCGGAGAGGCCATTGATGAAATTGTAAGTCAGGTGCTTAAGCCACTGAATCTTACTTATGAGAAAGTAGGAAAGAACCTGTTTATCATCTTTAGCCAGAAGGAGGAGGAAACCATGATCCTGAATATGAACAGGATCATGCCTGAACCTATGGCTAATGTAGAAAAAACCGCTTCTCTGAAGCCTATTCTACAACTCAATGATAGATTTAAGGTGATGGAGCAGACCATCAGCGGAAAAGTATCTGATCTGGAAACTGGCGAAGGACTACCCGGCGTCAACATTCTGGCCAAGAGTACTACTACGGGTACAGTTTCAGATATGGATGGTAACTACAGAATTACAGTTGCCGATGAGGTGAGTACTTTGGTTTTTTCTTCCATAGGCTACGAAACGGAGGAAGTACAGATCAATGGCAGAAGTACCATCAATCTGTCACTCTCACCTGATATCCAGTCTTTATCTGAAGTAGTAGTAGTAGGGTATGGTACTGTAAAAAAGAGTGACCTTACCGGATCGGTATCGTCCGTAAAATCAGAAGAGCTGACTGCTTATCCGGCTCAGGGGACAGTCCAGGCTTTGCAGGGACGTGCTGCCGGTGTCAACATACAATCTAATAATGGTGCTCCCGGTGCAGGCTTAAAAGTAAGAATCCGCGGAGGTACCTCTATCAATGCCAGCAGTGATCCCATCTATGTGGTAGATGGTTTTGTAGGTGCTGCCTTGCCTCCTCCCGAAGATATAGAATCCATAGAAGTACTAAAAGATGCTTCCGCTACTGCAATTTATGGTTCTCGTGGAGCCAATGGAGTAATTATGGTGACGACCAAAAGAGGAAAGTCAGGTGAAGTGAAGATTGATTTCAATGCGTCCTACTCGGCTCAAAACGAAATCAATCGCCTGGATCTGCTGAATGCTGATCAGTTTGCAGATTATATTCAGGAAGCCAGACCCGGCATAGCCCCGGGTGATGGTGAAACTGACTGGCAGGATGAAATCTTCCGGACCGGAGGTATACAGAATTACCAGCTTTCCCTTTCCGGTGGCAATGAATCGGTCAATTATTATGTATCAGGTTCTTACTTTGATCAAAAAGGAGTCATTGTCAACTCAGCATTTGATCGTTTTTCACTGACCAGTAATATTGACATCAAAGCCTCAGAAAAATTCAGAATGGGCTTAAATCTTTTTGCCCAGAGAAATACCACTGATGGTGTTAGAACGCAGGAAGGTTCGGGTGGACTTACTCCCGGAGTGGTTTCATCTACTTTCAAATTTGAACCCGACAGAAATATCTATAATCCTGATGGCTCTTTTACGATTGCCCGCCTGAACGACCCGATTGACAATCCTTATGCGATTGCTACCCAATTGCAGGATGAGTCTGTTAACGATCGTTTTCAGGCCAACGTGTACGCAGAATATGATATCTTCAAAGACCTCAAATTCAGGACAACTTTCGGAGCAACCACCAACAATGGTCGCCGAGGAAGGTATTCACCAACTACTTTGCAGGAAGGTAGAAATGCAGGAGGGGGAGATGCTCGCGTAGACGGATCAAAAAATACACTACTGCTGAATGAGAATTATCTGACCTATAGCAAGTCATTTGGCCAGATTCATAACCTATCTGTAATGGCAGGTTACTCTTTTCAGTCATCTTCTTCAGAAGACTGGGGAGGAAGAAGCCAGTCGTTCATCAATGACTCATTTTCATTCTGGGGACTTGGCTCAGGATCAGTTTATCAGGCACCTAATTCCGGCCTTACCGAATGGCAAATAGCGTCATATTATGGGCGTTTGAATTATTCATTGCTTGATCGTTATTTACTGACTTTCAACGCTCGTTATGATGGAGCTTCTAATTTTAGCAGAAATAACAAATGGGCATTCTTCCCTTCCGGGGCACTGGCCTGGAACATGAAAGAAGAGCAGTTCATGCAAGATGTCAACTGGCTGAGTTTCTGGAAATGGCGGGTTAGTTACGGTCTGACCGGAAACCAAGCCATTGGCCCTTATCAAACCCTGGCCAGATTCTCTCCTGTATATTCAGTGATTGGTGGACAATCAGTCAATGCTGCCCGCCCTACTGAGGTAGCCAACGAAATTCTTAGCTGGGAAACTACTGCGCAATTTGACATTGGTGCAGATATCGGTTTTCTGGATGACAGGATCAACTTAACGGTGGATTATTATAGCATGGTAACTTCAGATCTGCTGTTTGAGGTTCGTTTACCACAGTATACCGGTTATCCTGAACAACTAAAAAACCTCGGTAAAGTAGAAAATAAAGGATGGGAAGCCATGATCTCCTCTCGCAATCTGACGGGTGAGTTTCAGTGGACCACCAATTTGAATGTATCTGCCAACCGGAATAAAGTGCTTTCACTTCCTGACGGAAACGATATCTTTTACAGCTCTGCTCCCGGTCATATGGTAGGCCTGGGAGATACCCAGATCTTACGTGAAGGGTATGCGGTGGGTACTTTCTTTGGATGGATGTATGATGGAGTGTACCAGGAGGGTGATGACTTTGTAGCCGGCGGTGGATTTGAGCAGGAAGCCGGTGGAGAGAAATTTATGGACATCTATGGGCGCGATGAGGAAGGTAACCTGACCGATGGACCTGATGGCACACTGAACAGCGATGACAGAACAATTATCGGTAATCCTAATCCTGATTTTATCTGGGGATTTAACAACGATTTCAAATGGAGAAACTTTGATTTGAATATTTTCTTCCAGGGTTCGCAGGGCAATGATATCCTTAGCTATACGTTAATGGAATTAAATCTGCTCTCCGGTATCAACAATGCGACTACGGAAGCGCTAGACCGCTGGACACCCAGCAATACCAATACAGATATTCCCAAAGCTTCATCAGGACGTACGCGTCGGGTATCTACCCGCTGGATTTATGATGGCAGTTATATCCGTCTGAAAAATTTGGCTTTGGGTTACACCCTTCCCCAAACAGTGCTGGACAGGCTGAATCTGGAAAGATTGAGAATTTACGTCAGTGCTCAGAATATACTGACATTCACTGATTATCCCGGATATGATCCTGAAGTAAACTATCAGACTTCGGGAGGGCAAAACGGAAACCGTAATCTCGGTTTGGATTATGGAAGTTATCCTAATGCTAAATCCTATACTGTAGGACTTAATATCGGATTTTAA
- a CDS encoding N-acetylglucosamine-6-phosphate deacetylase, translating into MKSVEGINCISGKAVRLEFLKDLINKVKQIENPAQNLPFIGPGLIDLQINGIDGIDFNDTAIRPEDLLTATHYLLSKGVTTFFPTLITNADDNIHQLIQTIGEACQRYPLVNACVGGIHLEGPFISKVDGARGAHNLQYLKAPEWDWVRKCQEIAKGRVRLLTFSPELENAAEFIRQCRQHEILVAIGHSNANPEQIREAVSAGATLSTHLGNAVPLMLPRHPNLLWEQLAQDNLYASIIADGFHLPDAFLKVVIRTKGNQAFLVSDATCFSGMAAGVYQTHIGEEVILEKEGRLAMKKSPDLLAGATKSLLEDIQYLLDHNLASLADAWKMASTHVAHFLGNTCYGFVENQTADLVIYQINPGKKLKVVKVVKHGQGVFEA; encoded by the coding sequence GTGAAAAGTGTTGAAGGAATTAACTGTATTAGCGGTAAAGCAGTAAGACTGGAGTTTTTGAAAGACCTTATTAACAAGGTAAAGCAGATTGAAAATCCAGCTCAAAACTTACCATTCATAGGCCCTGGATTGATTGATTTACAAATCAATGGTATTGATGGGATAGATTTTAATGATACCGCAATAAGGCCGGAAGATTTGCTTACAGCTACCCATTATTTGTTAAGTAAAGGAGTGACTACTTTTTTTCCTACCCTCATTACCAATGCAGATGACAATATTCATCAGCTCATCCAGACTATTGGTGAAGCTTGTCAACGTTATCCTTTGGTGAATGCCTGTGTGGGCGGCATTCATCTTGAGGGGCCTTTTATCTCCAAAGTTGATGGTGCCAGAGGAGCTCATAATCTACAGTACCTCAAAGCGCCTGAGTGGGACTGGGTCAGAAAATGTCAGGAAATTGCAAAAGGGCGGGTAAGACTGCTTACGTTTTCTCCGGAATTGGAGAATGCCGCGGAATTTATTCGTCAATGTCGTCAGCATGAAATCTTAGTGGCCATTGGGCATTCTAATGCGAACCCGGAACAAATCAGGGAGGCGGTGAGCGCAGGGGCTACATTATCTACGCACTTGGGAAATGCAGTACCGCTTATGCTTCCCCGCCATCCTAACTTGCTTTGGGAACAATTGGCGCAGGATAATCTCTATGCAAGTATTATTGCCGATGGATTTCATTTGCCGGACGCTTTTCTTAAAGTAGTGATAAGAACCAAAGGCAATCAGGCTTTTTTGGTGAGCGATGCTACCTGTTTTTCGGGAATGGCTGCCGGTGTATATCAGACACATATTGGCGAAGAAGTGATACTGGAAAAGGAGGGAAGGCTGGCGATGAAAAAGTCACCCGATTTACTGGCAGGGGCTACCAAAAGCTTGTTGGAAGATATTCAGTATTTACTGGATCACAACCTGGCATCCCTTGCCGATGCTTGGAAAATGGCATCTACCCATGTAGCTCATTTTCTGGGAAATACTTGCTACGGATTTGTTGAGAACCAAACGGCGGATCTGGTCATTTACCAAATAAATCCCGGAAAAAAGTTAAAAGTAGTTAAAGTAGTTAAACACGGACAAGGAGTTTTTGAAGCATAA
- a CDS encoding sodium:solute symporter family protein, with the protein MGLSNIDLIVIGLFFLSMLLIGFWSYFKNKSAEDYFVAGGNLPWWLSGISHHVSGYSGAVFVAYAALAYTHGFSLYIWWAFTIGFSILISARIFPVFWVRLRKRYRIQSPLEYLANRYNILTQQIMAWSGVILKLFDVGAKWAAIAILLQGFTGLSLNTGILISGGISLIYITFGGLWAVIITDFTQFIVQIVAGVIMFVVVVDRLGGLSSITGLWDQLPEGNSQLFNDPYTVGFALTFLFINFLSYNGGNWNLATRYISSPSERQASKAAMLSGILYLVWPLILFFPMWAAPVILPGMENPSQSYAALTLNLLPAGLIGLVIASLFANTMSMTSSDVNTISAVITRDILPVFSTRFKNERNALLTARITTFIFTFLTIAVALQQEQFGGVLGLIVTWFGALLGPIAVPMLLGIIPAFQSCGPRAAISSIIAGLITFIITKNTDIGSMALEIALPLLVSLFVYVSVGFIDRNMVPEHVKELLASLQKKYDERHD; encoded by the coding sequence ATGGGCTTAAGTAACATTGATCTGATAGTCATTGGCTTATTTTTTCTGAGCATGCTTCTGATTGGCTTCTGGTCTTACTTCAAAAATAAGAGTGCAGAAGACTATTTTGTGGCAGGAGGAAATTTGCCCTGGTGGCTATCGGGAATCTCTCACCATGTATCGGGTTATAGTGGAGCAGTCTTTGTCGCTTATGCAGCATTGGCTTATACACATGGATTTTCCCTGTACATCTGGTGGGCTTTTACCATCGGCTTTTCCATCCTCATCAGTGCAAGGATCTTTCCGGTATTCTGGGTTCGCTTGAGAAAAAGATACCGGATACAATCTCCTCTGGAATATCTGGCAAATCGCTATAATATTCTCACTCAGCAGATCATGGCCTGGAGTGGGGTAATCCTTAAATTATTTGACGTAGGTGCCAAGTGGGCAGCCATCGCCATCCTTCTCCAGGGATTTACAGGGCTATCGCTGAACACAGGCATTTTGATTTCAGGAGGAATCTCACTGATCTATATTACTTTTGGAGGACTTTGGGCGGTCATCATTACGGACTTCACCCAATTTATCGTACAGATTGTGGCTGGAGTGATCATGTTTGTGGTGGTAGTAGACCGGCTGGGTGGACTCAGTTCTATCACTGGCCTATGGGATCAACTTCCGGAAGGTAACAGTCAATTATTCAACGATCCTTATACCGTGGGCTTCGCCCTGACCTTTTTGTTTATCAACTTTTTAAGCTATAACGGAGGAAACTGGAATCTGGCCACCCGCTATATTTCTTCTCCCAGTGAACGGCAGGCTTCCAAAGCAGCAATGTTATCCGGTATACTCTATTTAGTTTGGCCTTTGATTTTGTTTTTCCCCATGTGGGCAGCTCCGGTGATTTTACCTGGCATGGAAAATCCTTCACAATCCTATGCTGCACTCACCCTTAATCTGCTTCCGGCAGGGCTGATTGGTCTGGTCATTGCCTCCTTATTTGCCAATACCATGTCCATGACTTCGTCCGATGTCAATACGATCTCTGCTGTCATTACCCGTGATATACTTCCGGTATTTTCTACCAGGTTCAAAAATGAAAGAAATGCCCTGCTAACTGCCAGAATTACTACCTTTATCTTTACCTTTCTGACCATAGCCGTAGCTTTACAGCAAGAGCAGTTCGGAGGAGTACTGGGATTAATTGTCACCTGGTTTGGTGCCTTACTGGGACCTATTGCGGTGCCCATGTTATTAGGCATAATCCCTGCTTTCCAAAGCTGTGGCCCCAGGGCAGCAATTTCCTCTATTATCGCCGGACTAATCACTTTTATCATTACTAAAAATACGGATATAGGAAGCATGGCTTTGGAGATAGCACTGCCCTTATTGGTTTCTCTCTTCGTCTACGTGAGTGTGGGTTTTATAGATCGCAATATGGTTCCGGAACATGTAAAAGAATTATTGGCATCTCTTCAAAAAAAGTATGATGAACGACATGATTAA
- a CDS encoding dihydrodipicolinate synthase family protein: MKELKSTIKKLLFEGTVIPAHPLALDQHRKMDERRQRALTRYYLDSGAGGIAVGVHTTQFEIRKKEFNLYKPVLQLAAEEVEKAHLSRPFIKVAGIVGPTDQALKEAELAVDLGYDLGLVSNGGLADLSEAQLIKRTERIAEIIPVFGFYLQPAVGGKVLSFDFWKDFADIPNVQAIKMAPFNRYQTLDVVRAVCHSDRFQDIALYTGNDDNIVADLLTTYRFNIGGEIREKAIVGGLLGHWAVWTQKAVELMEEVKAIRKKGASIPSEMLTKGIAVTDSNAAFFDAANQFKGCIAGIHEVLRRQGLLEGTWCLNPQESMSEGQKNEINRVYEMYPELNDDAFVKQNMEKWLQ; this comes from the coding sequence ATGAAAGAACTTAAATCAACGATCAAAAAATTACTCTTTGAAGGAACCGTCATTCCTGCCCATCCGCTGGCTTTGGACCAGCACAGAAAAATGGATGAGCGCCGACAACGCGCGCTTACCCGCTACTATCTGGATAGTGGGGCAGGAGGCATTGCAGTGGGTGTCCATACCACCCAGTTTGAGATCAGGAAAAAAGAGTTCAACCTCTACAAGCCTGTACTTCAACTGGCAGCGGAAGAGGTAGAGAAAGCACATTTGTCCAGACCTTTTATTAAAGTGGCAGGTATTGTCGGTCCTACTGATCAGGCATTGAAAGAGGCAGAACTGGCAGTTGACTTAGGTTATGATCTTGGCCTGGTCAGCAATGGAGGCTTGGCAGATCTTTCAGAAGCTCAACTGATCAAAAGAACCGAGAGGATCGCTGAAATCATTCCTGTTTTTGGTTTCTATCTCCAACCCGCTGTTGGGGGTAAAGTATTGAGTTTTGACTTCTGGAAAGATTTTGCGGACATTCCCAACGTACAGGCCATCAAAATGGCGCCATTCAACCGTTACCAAACCCTGGATGTGGTCCGGGCAGTCTGTCATTCGGATCGGTTTCAGGATATCGCTTTGTATACCGGAAATGACGATAATATCGTAGCGGATTTGCTCACGACTTATCGTTTCAATATCGGTGGAGAAATAAGAGAAAAAGCGATTGTGGGCGGTTTGCTTGGGCACTGGGCAGTCTGGACACAGAAAGCAGTGGAACTGATGGAAGAAGTCAAGGCAATCAGAAAGAAGGGAGCAAGCATTCCCTCGGAAATGCTGACCAAAGGAATTGCTGTGACGGACTCCAACGCAGCATTTTTTGATGCAGCCAATCAGTTCAAGGGATGTATCGCAGGTATTCACGAAGTTTTGAGAAGGCAGGGGCTGTTGGAGGGAACCTGGTGTCTGAATCCTCAAGAAAGCATGTCGGAAGGCCAAAAAAATGAAATCAATAGAGTCTATGAAATGTATCCGGAACTTAACGACGATGCTTTTGTGAAGCAAAACATGGAGAAGTGGCTTCAATAA
- a CDS encoding FecR family protein: MKYIEYDVTDFALDENFKQWVLSPDAKNTAFWKAWLSENPEKLSLVSQARQMILMIHFKKDHPENDDFQTVWNAIQQAVSDPQTNALPSGKIVHMRVQPKASSQQKIMYRVAASISAIVLFGCVFWYTYTNFFQDITITTAYGELRSVVLPDASIVNLNANSSITYKRNWDKDQREVWLKGEAFFSVTHQQAHTPFTVHTNHLDVQVLGTEFNVDERADKTQVMLSSGKVKVDFQNASVVEKIVEMEPGELLAYTYHDNKVSKEKADTEKETAWRNNQLIYEDASIADVIQDVERQFGLEISVEQDAILEHKFSGVIPANNAEAFFITIKNTFDVQVIRNEKHITIKSNHQP, translated from the coding sequence ATGAAGTACATTGAGTATGATGTCACAGATTTTGCACTGGACGAAAACTTTAAGCAGTGGGTGCTTAGTCCTGATGCAAAAAACACTGCATTTTGGAAAGCCTGGCTCAGTGAAAATCCTGAAAAACTAAGCCTGGTCAGTCAGGCACGGCAAATGATCCTGATGATTCATTTTAAAAAGGATCATCCTGAGAATGACGATTTTCAGACGGTCTGGAATGCCATACAACAAGCTGTAAGCGATCCGCAAACGAATGCTTTGCCTTCCGGCAAAATTGTACACATGAGGGTTCAGCCTAAGGCTTCGTCCCAGCAAAAAATCATGTACAGGGTGGCGGCTTCCATTTCAGCAATAGTGCTGTTTGGCTGCGTATTCTGGTACACCTACACCAATTTTTTTCAGGACATCACCATTACCACAGCCTACGGCGAATTGCGGTCTGTAGTATTGCCGGATGCGTCAATCGTTAATCTGAATGCCAATTCCAGCATCACCTATAAACGTAATTGGGACAAAGATCAAAGAGAAGTCTGGTTGAAAGGAGAAGCTTTTTTCTCAGTTACTCATCAGCAGGCACATACTCCTTTTACAGTGCATACCAATCATCTGGATGTACAGGTATTGGGCACAGAATTTAATGTGGATGAGCGTGCCGATAAAACCCAGGTCATGCTGAGTTCTGGTAAAGTGAAGGTGGATTTTCAAAATGCATCGGTAGTAGAAAAGATTGTGGAAATGGAGCCGGGAGAACTGCTGGCGTATACCTATCACGACAATAAAGTATCTAAAGAAAAAGCAGATACTGAAAAAGAAACAGCATGGCGTAATAATCAGCTGATTTATGAGGATGCTTCCATTGCGGATGTGATTCAGGATGTAGAACGGCAGTTTGGGCTGGAAATCAGTGTAGAACAGGATGCTATCCTGGAGCATAAGTTTAGCGGGGTCATTCCTGCCAATAATGCAGAAGCTTTTTTTATCACCATTAAAAACACCTTTGATGTGCAGGTAATTAGAAATGAAAAGCACATCACCATCAAATCAAATCACCAGCCTTAA
- a CDS encoding glucosamine-6-phosphate deaminase, producing MIKSFTAERMQVQVFTSRKAMGDAAGKAVEAKILELLAQQAEIRIIFAAAPSQNEVLDYLRQSTRIPWNKITAFHMDEYIGLPSEAPQLFANFLKTHLFDRVNFKSVHLIAGNKDLDAECKRYAALISEKPIDIVCLGIGENGHIAFNDPPVANFNDPEIIKVVDLDHACRQQQVNDGCFAALDEVPKKALTLTIPTLMQGNHLFCVVPGKSKREAVAKTIHQEISTLCPATILKNHSHCSLFLDIESFGEIY from the coding sequence ATGATTAAAAGTTTTACAGCAGAGCGGATGCAAGTGCAGGTGTTTACTTCCCGCAAGGCAATGGGAGATGCCGCTGGCAAAGCAGTTGAAGCAAAAATCCTGGAATTGTTAGCCCAACAAGCAGAAATCCGGATAATTTTTGCTGCTGCGCCTTCGCAAAATGAAGTGTTGGATTACCTGAGGCAATCTACCCGTATTCCGTGGAATAAGATTACGGCATTTCATATGGATGAATATATTGGTTTGCCCTCTGAAGCTCCTCAACTTTTCGCCAATTTTCTGAAAACGCATCTGTTTGATCGGGTGAATTTCAAATCGGTACATCTTATTGCAGGCAATAAGGATTTGGATGCGGAATGTAAGCGATATGCAGCGCTGATTTCAGAAAAACCTATTGATATTGTATGCCTGGGCATAGGCGAGAACGGACATATTGCTTTTAATGATCCTCCGGTAGCGAATTTTAATGATCCTGAAATTATTAAAGTAGTGGATCTAGACCATGCCTGCAGACAGCAACAGGTCAATGATGGTTGTTTTGCGGCTTTGGATGAGGTGCCAAAGAAAGCACTTACACTAACCATACCCACTCTTATGCAGGGAAATCACCTTTTTTGTGTGGTGCCAGGAAAAAGTAAGCGAGAAGCAGTAGCCAAGACCATCCATCAGGAAATTTCAACTTTATGTCCGGCTACTATACTCAAAAATCACTCCCACTGTAGCCTGTTTCTTGACATAGAATCATTTGGTGAAATCTATTAA